The sequence TACCTTGATCCTGACGCCGTGCGCGCTCAGGTCCCTGCGCAGGGCGTCGCAGGCCTCCAGCAGGGCCCGTCGCTCCAGCAGCTGCCGTCGCCGCGCCTCCCCAGCGGCCTCTCCCGCGGCCAGCGCGAAGCGGCGGACCGTCTGCCGGAAGCGGACCAGCTCCTCCACCACGCTGTGCAGGGCGGCCGGGCTGCCGGCCCCCGCGGCTCGCTGCGGGCACACGGCGGGGCGGCCCGGCGGTCACCTCAGGCGGTGGGCCAGCCACGCCCTCCGACCGAGCAGGAGCTACAGAGGCCCCGGCCAAGGCGCCTTCGCCCGGCGGCGACGCCCCTCGCACCGTCCAGGTGCCCGGGCGGGGGGGAGGCGGTGGCGCTGGCAACCCCGGGCTTCCGGCCACCGCAGGAGGCAGCCAAGTGCCCAGACCCTCCATGCGGGCACCTTCTCTGCCAAGAGCGCCCCAGCTCCGGGGAGAAACAGCCGGGCCGGGCCTGGTGCCAGACAGGCCGGGACGTCCGGTGCGGGAAGCGGGGATGCGCCAAAGGGACCGTCCGCGGAGGGTGAGGCCAGCTCCCAGGCCCCCCGCCAGCCTCGAGTCCAAAGACAGTGACAGGTTTAACCACCGTCCGCACCGACGGGAAGGAGTGGTCAGGGCGGGGAGGCCGTGGAATGTTCCAGATGGCGGGGCCGCAGACTCAAGCGGCTGGACCCACCGCCGGCCTGGATGAGGCCTCCGCTGTGAAGGGCATGGTGGGGACGCGGGGACGCGGGGACGCGGGGCCAGCGGCGCAGGAATAGGCTCTGCTGCAGCCCGAGACCGCGCTCCGTGCAGAGCCGAGCTGGCGGTAGGGACCGCTGGCCTCTGCCGCCCGCCCGTCCAATGACCCCACACGGAGGGCGGCAGCGGCCGCCACGGCGCAGAGTGAGCGCCCGACGAGGGCCGAGGAGACAAGGCCTCACCTGTCGCTCGGCCAGAGAAATCCCCACCGTCTCGAAGAACTGCTCCACGAAGGACACGAGGGCGCCAAGCACGGCGGGGCTCCTGGGGCCGCGGGGCTCCTGGACGGGGCGCCGAGAGGGCTCCTTAGGGGCGGGGCCCCCTCGAGGCGGAGCACGAGCCCCTGCAGGGTCGCTGGGGTGCAGGTCGCTGGGGTACAGACCGCAGGGGCGGGGTCTGAGCACCTGTCTGGGCGCAGAGCCCCAGGGTGGCAATGGCGGTGGCGGTGGGTGGCGCCGGGGGCCCAGGGACAAGTGGGGTCCCCACGTGGCTTCCTCCCCCATCTCACATCACAAACAGATTCCACAAGTTCATGCGGCAGCAGGAGCGTCTCATGCTCCTGTGTCCTCGCGCCAGGCCTTCCTGTGGCCCCGCCACCAGCTCTGGGAGATGGGTCACCTGGGGCTGGCAAGGAGGCGTCTACTCCACCCTCCAAACCAACACCGCGTCTGGGCCGTTACCTCCGCCGCCGCCTTCAGCTCTCTGTTCCCATGATGGATGAGCTCCGTGATGGCGTCCACCGCCCGGGGCGTGTTGAAGTCATCTGCCAGGGCCACCTGCACGGCCCCCTTGGTGCGGCCCAGCCTGTGGGCAGACCGCAGTCGGGGCTCGCTCCCGGCACCAGGCCGTGCGCTGGCCagtccccagggggtgccccacccgGCGGCTTCCCGCCCTCCCGCGGCAGTCAGGCCCTGGCCGCACACACCTGGCGACCCGTCCCTCATCGAGGACCTCCCCCGGGGCTGGGCTCTGGACCAGCTCACGGGGCGTCAGGACCCAGGTCCCAGAACTGCGAGAAGCGTGTCTGGGGCTGGACCATGGCCTTGAACCGTGGAGGCAAAGCCCCCAACTCCCCCCTCCCGAGGGAGAAATACGGCTTTGTGGTTTGCGCTGTCGGCCAGGGTCCCCTGGCAGCACTGCCCCAGATGGAAGAGTCCTCGCCTGTCCCTCCTGGGAGGATGGCAGAGCCTGGCAGCTCCCTGCCCCACTGGCTCTTCCAGCCTGTCCCCTCAGGGCCCCTCGCTGTTGCGCCTCTGCAGCCCATACCAGGTGGTCCTACCCGGCCTGCTCACGCCACCCTGGGGACACGCTGAGCTTCAGATGCTTCCTGTCACGGTGACCGGGGCACCCACCTTTCCCTGCCAGCCCCCATCCCCGGCTCCAGCCagcaccacctccacctcccacctcGGGTGGTGCCCACCTGTCCCACAGCACGTCCTCCCGCACGGGGCCACCAGCCAGCTGTCCCCTCATGTAGGCCCGAGCGTCCTCCACGAAGGCGGCCACGGCGTGGAGCAGGCGCCTGGCCTCGAGGATGGCACCATCACTGTAGTCAACGGCTGCGGGGAGGGGGCGCCAGTCACCCGGGAGCCCGAGCAGTGGCAGACCCCCCACAGTGGGGGGCATGCGGTGGTGCGAGGACAGATGTGGGACAGTGGCTCTGCCCGGGCGGCCCAGGCCTGGACACCTCGTCCACCTCGAGCAGCTGGGACTCGGAACAGCGTTATCTCCTCCATTTTCTGGAGGCCAAGGAGCCTGTGGGCAGGTGCCGGCCCGGGAGGGTCCCTCCTCGTCTGTCCCGTGGCTGTGGCCCAACTGGCCCAACTGTCCCAACTTGTGACCATATAACCCCCACCTCTGCCTTGTTACATGAGGAGCCCATCGTCCCCAAGGGGCACCTGCTCCTCAGGTCACGGACACTGGGGGCCTGTGGTCACGACTGGTCCAGCCAGCAAGGCGGGGCCGGGACCCCAGACTCGCCTTTCGGGGCTGGAAGAGGTCGTGCCCTCTGTCCCCAGGACACAGCACCCGGGGCGGCTGGCCACATGCACTGGGGGCCGCCACCTTTGTGTTCCCAGGTCAcaaagcagggggtggggagtgactgCAGGAGAGGCTTTGCTGGGACGAGGCCTCCCACCAGCACCCCCAGAACAGGcgggcccccccccacccccgacgaGGCCCTAGGGGCTCACCTGACCTGTAGCTGCTCCGCAGGCAGAAGAGCCGGAAGACGTCGGGGGAGGCCGAGCGGAGGAAGTCCTGTAGGGGGTGCGGGGGGCAATGAGAGCAGGCGCCTCCTCCTCGGCCTGCTCTCTGCCCACGGGACCCCATGGACCtgcagcgcccccaccccccgcactcTGACCTGTTTCTTTAGAGCTCCCCCGACCCCAAACACAGACTCGGCAGCTTGGCCGCTCCTGTTTCCGACGACGTATCGGGAGACCCCTCCCCAACTGACACGCTTACCTTAGGTGAGGATTCGCTTTCTGAAGGT is a genomic window of Phacochoerus africanus isolate WHEZ1 chromosome 13, ROS_Pafr_v1, whole genome shotgun sequence containing:
- the CARS2 gene encoding probable cysteine--tRNA ligase, mitochondrial isoform X4; translation: MTLPAASSLTGEAAKLNVSPASLANLYEEEFKQDMAALKVLPPTVYMRVTENIPQIIAFVAGIIASGHAYSTARGNVYFDLQSRGAKYGKLVGVAPDPVGEPGDSDKRHAGDFALWKAAKPQEPFWASPWGNGRPGWHIECSTLSSLVFGSRLDIHSGGIDLAFPHHENEIAQCEVFHRCPQWGNYFLHSGHLHVEGGEEKMSKSLRNYITIKDFLRSASPDVFRLFCLRSSYRSAVDYSDGAILEARRLLHAVAAFVEDARAYMRGQLAGGPVREDVLWDRLGRTKGAVQVALADDFNTPRAVDAITELIHHGNRELKAAAEEPRGPRSPAVLGALVSFVEQFFETVGISLAERQVRPCLLGPRRALTLRRGGRCRPPCGVIGRAGGRGQRSLPPARLCTERGLGLQQSLFLRRWPRVPASPRPHHALHSGGLIQAGGGSSRLSLRPRHLEHSTASPP
- the CARS2 gene encoding probable cysteine--tRNA ligase, mitochondrial isoform X3, translating into MVMGVTDVDDKIIKRANELNVSPASLANLYEEEFKQDMAALKVLPPTVYMRVTENIPQIIAFVAGIIASGHAYSTARGNVYFDLQSRGAKYGKLVGVAPDPVGEPGDSDKRHAGDFALWKAAKPQEPFWASPWGNGRPGWHIECSTLSSLVFGSRLDIHSGGIDLAFPHHENEIAQCEVFHRCPQWGNYFLHSGHLHVEGGEEKMSKSLRNYITIKDFLRSASPDVFRLFCLRSSYRSAVDYSDGAILEARRLLHAVAAFVEDARAYMRGQLAGGPVREDVLWDRLGRTKGAVQVALADDFNTPRAVDAITELIHHGNRELKAAAEEPRGPRSPAVLGALVSFVEQFFETVGISLAERQVRPCLLGPRRALTLRRGGRCRPPCGVIGRAGGRGQRSLPPARLCTERGLGLQQSLFLRRWPRVPASPRPHHALHSGGLIQAGGGSSRLSLRPRHLEHSTASPP